Part of the Cystobacter ferrugineus genome, TAGTGGTCGAGCCCGAGCTCTCCCTTCAAGTCCTCATAGACGCGCTCGGTTCTCCAGCGCTGCATGACGAGGCGGATGAGTTGCTTCTTGCTCATGCGCTCCGGCACGGAAACGAGGAAGTAGTTGGCCGGCTCTGGCTCGCCCTCGCGCCATTCAATCAGAAGCCAGAGGGGTTCTTGTTGGCCCTTGGGCACGCCCGCGGCGACCACGCGACGCRGGGCGAAGCGCGCCTGGAGTTCCTCCCGGGTGCCGCTGCGCCAGGTGCAACGTCGAAAGCCTCCGCGCTCATTGATGCTCAGCRCCGTGKCCTTGACGCTCATCGCCTCGCCGTGGGGGCGCCCCTCGTTGTCCAGGAGGCRAATGGTCGTCTGCGGCTCTACCCCCACTGCATAGTGCAGWCCCAAGSAGCGTACCTGCGCGCGGAAGTCGCCGGAGGTTGCGTACGCGGAGTCGGCCAGGACGACCCCCTTGGGAACACCATCCGCCACGGCCCGACGAATCATTTGCAGGGCCAGYTGGGGTTTGGTCTTGAAGGCGACATCCTCGGGAATTCGGGCCTCCTGGCGGCGAGCGGTGTCGTTGGCCCAGGACTCGGGCAGGTACAGCTCGAAGTCGATGGGGAGGTGCTCGGTACGGGTGGCGAGGCTGAGGCTGACTCCAATCTGGCAGTTGGTGATTTTTCCCGCCGAGCCGGTGTATTGCCGCTGCACTCCCACCGAATGCTTGCCCTGCTTGAGGAAGCCCGTGTCGTCGACAATCCAGACTTCCACGGGCTCGCGTTGCGTCATGGCGCCAAGGGCGTACCGGGCGGCCTCCTGGCGTACCTCCCGGTCGCTCCAGCGAGAGTCGACGGCGAAGTGCAACAGGCGCTGGTGCATCGCATCCACCTTCGTGGGGTCAGGGCAGGCACGGGCCGCGATGGGCTCGATGCTCTTGCGCTCCCCGTCTCCGAGCAGCCCCATGGCGTAAATAGCGAAGGAAGCCCGGCGGCTCTCCTCTTCCAGGATGTCGCCAATCCTTCGGAAATACGCCTCGAGCCGTTGAACCCCACCCGCGTCCATGAAGGTGCCCATCGTCGGACTCGCTCAATCGTTATCCACCTCCCAAGTAGTACGCACGAGTTGACCTTTGACACCAAGCAGCCGGCCAGCCGCTTCCTGGCTGCTCCGGTAGGGTTCCTCATACCACTAACGCAGTAGTGTTAGGGTTTTCCATCGCCTCGTTCACGGGTTCGATTCCCGCCGCTTCCAGTAGAGGTTGCCCGCCGCTCTGAGCCGAGCCTGCTCTCCTCTCGTTCCATTGGCTGGGGCGCGTTCAACGTGGTGGAGGGGCTCATCGACCATCAGTTGCTCGGCATCCACCACGTCCACCCCGGAGAGGGGCAGTTGGCCTGGGACATGGGCTTCTTGCTCTTCGGGGCCCTGCTCATCGTGGGAGGTGGCGCGCTCGTGCGCGCGGGCCGCGAGGACACCCTGCCGCGAGGTGTCGTTCCGCCCGGGCTTTGAGGCACGGACGGCCATCGACGGAATCCTCACGGTTGAGGCCCGCACAGGCCATGAAGTAGGGTCGCGAGGATGATTTTGGATAAATCATTCTTTCCCCTGACGCTGCTGGCGGCACTCGGCTGCGGACT contains:
- a CDS encoding DUF2243 domain-containing protein — encoded protein: MLSSRSIGWGAFNVVEGLIDHQLLGIHHVHPGEGQLAWDMGFLLFGALLIVGGGALVRAGREDTLPRGVVPPGL
- a CDS encoding IS701 family transposase; this translates as MDAGGVQRLEAYFRRIGDILEEESRRASFAIYAMGLLGDGERKSIEPIAARACPDPTKVDAMHQRLLHFAVDSRWSDREVRQEAARYALGAMTQREPVEVWIVDDTGFLKQGKHSVGVQRQYTGSAGKITNCQIGVSLSLATRTEHLPIDFELYLPESWANDTARRQEARIPEDVAFKTKPQLALQMIRRAVADGVPKGVVLADSAYATSGDFRAQVRXLGLHYAVGVEPQTTIXLLDNEGRPHGEAMSVKXTXLSINERGGFRRCTWRSGTREELQARFAXRRVVAAGVPKGQQEPLWLLIEWREGEPEPANYFLVSVPERMSKKQLIRLVMQRWRTERVYEDLKGELGLDHYEGRRFPGWHHHVSVALCCYAFIIAERVRHFPPSARGADEAHAQPLSA